One window of Akkermansia biwaensis genomic DNA carries:
- a CDS encoding malic enzyme-like NAD(P)-binding protein, producing the protein MSSDIRLDALQYHSQPRPGKMETLPCKPCFSQRDLTLAYSPGVAEPCLRIKEDPSQSALYTGRSNLVGVITNGTAVLGLGNIGPDAAKPVMEGKGLLFKVFADIDVFDIELNIKEPEKLIEVIKTMEPTFGAINLEDIKAPECFMVEERLREEMDIPVFHDDQHGTAVISGAALLNAAELTGRKLEDLKVVVVGAGAAGISCAKFYMTLGVRREHIYMFDSKGLIHTGRIDLHATKAQFSQSEDCTLEEALTGADVFLGLSTKGLLTQDMVKLMAPSPIIFACANPDPEITYQDAKKARPDCIMGSGRSDWPNQVNNVSCFPFIFRAALDVRASVINEQMKIAAARALADLAKEPVPQEVVDMYGGAPLSFGIDYVIPKPIDPRIIEWECPAVAQAAMISGVAQAPIRDMEAYKMELSKRIAAVRERASGVVRSYL; encoded by the coding sequence ATGAGTTCCGACATCAGACTAGACGCCTTGCAGTACCACTCCCAGCCCCGTCCCGGAAAGATGGAGACGCTGCCCTGCAAGCCCTGCTTTTCGCAACGGGATTTAACGCTCGCCTATTCCCCGGGCGTTGCTGAACCCTGCCTCCGCATTAAGGAAGACCCCTCCCAGAGCGCCCTGTACACCGGCCGTTCCAACCTGGTGGGCGTCATTACCAACGGCACGGCCGTGCTCGGCCTGGGCAACATAGGTCCGGACGCCGCCAAGCCGGTGATGGAAGGCAAGGGGCTTTTATTCAAGGTGTTCGCGGATATCGACGTTTTCGATATCGAGCTGAACATCAAGGAGCCTGAAAAACTGATCGAGGTCATCAAGACCATGGAGCCCACCTTCGGCGCGATCAACCTGGAAGACATCAAGGCGCCGGAATGCTTCATGGTGGAGGAACGCCTCCGCGAAGAAATGGACATTCCCGTGTTCCATGACGACCAGCACGGCACGGCCGTGATCTCCGGCGCGGCCCTGCTGAACGCCGCGGAATTGACGGGGCGCAAGCTGGAAGACCTGAAAGTCGTCGTCGTCGGGGCAGGAGCCGCGGGCATTTCCTGCGCCAAATTCTACATGACCCTGGGTGTCCGCCGCGAGCATATTTACATGTTCGACTCCAAGGGGCTGATCCATACGGGCCGCATCGACTTGCACGCCACGAAGGCGCAATTCTCCCAGTCGGAAGACTGTACGCTGGAAGAAGCCCTGACCGGGGCGGACGTCTTCCTGGGCCTCTCCACCAAAGGGTTGCTGACCCAGGACATGGTGAAACTGATGGCCCCCTCTCCCATCATCTTCGCCTGTGCGAACCCGGACCCGGAAATCACCTACCAGGACGCCAAAAAGGCGCGCCCGGACTGCATCATGGGTTCCGGCCGTTCCGACTGGCCCAACCAGGTGAACAACGTCTCCTGCTTCCCGTTCATTTTCCGCGCCGCTCTGGATGTGCGCGCCTCCGTCATCAACGAACAGATGAAAATCGCCGCCGCGCGCGCTTTGGCGGACCTGGCGAAGGAACCCGTTCCCCAGGAAGTGGTGGACATGTACGGCGGCGCCCCACTCAGTTTCGGCATTGATTACGTGATTCCCAAGCCCATTGATCCCCGCATCATCGAATGGGAATGCCCGGCCGTGGCCCAGGCGGCCATGATCTCCGGCGTGGCGCAGGCTCCCATTCGCGACATGGAAGCGTACAAGATGGAATTGAGCAAGCGCATTGCCGCCGTGCGGGAACGCGCCTCCGGAGTCGTGCGCAGTTATCTGTAA
- the menD gene encoding 2-succinyl-5-enolpyruvyl-6-hydroxy-3-cyclohexene-1-carboxylic-acid synthase, giving the protein MNASTSFVKSLLAQCCLGGICEWVVCPGARNMALLQVLAAAEDLVQWTHFDERSAAFFALGRIQDMGLPAAVVTTSGTAAAELLPAVVEAYYQRRPLLLLTADRPADYRGSAAPQAIEQADMFGIYAPTIDLQTPDDLPEDILEDWDYASPLHINVCLPDPDPTWNPGHCDLYPAEPPEENKFRGSLSGLAQALRFKARHGLVLMLGGLDPTEQAPALWLANELKAPVVADATSGLREELDHLALTDADRLLKQNPPAVLLRVGDVPVSRFWRDLEDIPSTEVFSITRTGFSGLARPSSVVTGDLDAVLRALGDVDSIGDVNGLRAMNKRRKAQLEELLITCPDSEQAMVRAFSCFAADGDCIYLGNSMPVRYWNSFAQTAVPTENVRANRGANGIDGQISTFLGASARCARAWALLGDLTALYDSNALAMLPQLDSGTRVLGVVNNGGGGIFRALPGGNKHPEALERLLIQPHARSFKAIAEQWGMRYVCIRTADEFDQLEALEKDAAILAELVPDPAQTEQVRNALAQS; this is encoded by the coding sequence GTGAACGCCTCCACGTCCTTCGTCAAGTCCCTGCTGGCCCAGTGCTGCCTGGGCGGCATTTGTGAATGGGTAGTCTGCCCCGGCGCGCGCAACATGGCGCTGCTGCAGGTGCTGGCCGCCGCGGAGGATTTGGTGCAATGGACTCATTTTGACGAACGTTCCGCCGCGTTTTTCGCGCTGGGGCGCATTCAGGACATGGGGCTGCCCGCAGCCGTAGTGACCACGTCCGGCACGGCGGCGGCGGAATTGCTCCCCGCCGTGGTGGAAGCGTACTACCAGCGCAGGCCCCTGCTCCTGCTCACGGCGGACCGTCCGGCGGACTACCGCGGTTCCGCCGCCCCACAGGCTATCGAGCAGGCGGACATGTTCGGCATTTATGCTCCCACGATTGATCTTCAGACGCCGGACGACCTGCCGGAAGATATCCTGGAAGACTGGGATTACGCGTCCCCCCTCCATATCAACGTGTGCCTGCCGGACCCGGACCCCACGTGGAATCCGGGCCATTGCGACCTTTACCCGGCGGAACCGCCGGAAGAGAACAAGTTCCGCGGTTCCCTGTCCGGCCTGGCCCAGGCCCTGCGCTTCAAGGCCCGCCACGGCCTCGTCCTGATGCTCGGCGGGCTGGACCCCACGGAACAGGCCCCCGCCCTGTGGCTGGCCAATGAATTGAAAGCTCCCGTCGTGGCAGACGCCACCTCCGGGCTCCGGGAGGAACTGGACCATCTGGCCCTGACGGATGCGGACCGGCTGCTGAAACAGAATCCGCCCGCCGTTCTGCTGAGAGTCGGGGACGTTCCCGTGTCCCGCTTCTGGCGGGACCTGGAGGATATTCCCTCTACGGAGGTGTTTTCCATTACCCGCACCGGCTTTTCCGGACTGGCGCGACCTTCCTCCGTGGTGACGGGGGATCTGGACGCCGTCCTGCGCGCCTTGGGGGATGTGGATTCCATCGGCGACGTCAACGGCCTGCGCGCCATGAACAAGCGCCGCAAGGCCCAATTGGAGGAGCTGCTCATTACCTGCCCGGACAGCGAACAGGCCATGGTGCGCGCCTTTTCCTGCTTTGCCGCGGACGGCGACTGCATTTACCTGGGCAATTCCATGCCCGTGCGCTACTGGAACAGCTTCGCCCAGACGGCGGTGCCCACGGAAAATGTGCGCGCCAACCGCGGCGCCAACGGCATTGACGGCCAGATTTCCACGTTCCTGGGCGCTTCCGCCCGGTGTGCCCGCGCCTGGGCCCTGCTGGGGGACCTGACCGCCCTGTATGATTCCAATGCCCTGGCCATGCTCCCGCAACTGGATTCCGGAACGCGCGTCCTGGGCGTCGTCAACAACGGAGGCGGCGGCATTTTCCGCGCCCTTCCGGGAGGGAACAAACATCCGGAAGCCCTGGAAAGATTGCTCATTCAGCCGCACGCTCGTTCCTTCAAGGCCATTGCGGAACAGTGGGGCATGCGCTACGTGTGCATCCGCACGGCGGATGAATTCGACCAGCTTGAGGCGCTTGAAAAAGACGCTGCCATTCTTGCGGAGCTTGTTCCGGACCCGGCGCAGACGGAACAGGTACGGAACGCCCTGGCCCAAAGTTAA
- the metG gene encoding methionine--tRNA ligase, which yields MYYITTAIDYTNGPPHIGHAYEKVLADVLARWHRMKGEEVYFLTGVDQHGQKVQQTAEKLGITPQEHVDNITARFLALWERLGISYDSWAATTDPRHKACVQKILTSLKDKGQLYKKSYRGFYSVRQEQFLTDKERDENGNFGPEWGEVVELEEENWYFRLADQAEWMKQFVEKSGSFVLPAFRKAEVLNAIERSFDADLCISRPKERLSWGIELPFDPDFVTYVWFDALINYVSFAGYLAEPGSGLPEFSKLWPADCEVIGKDILVPAHGVYWPAMLHAMGFSDEEMPTLLVHGWWNINGEKMSKSIGNVVDPNLLVEEFGPEPVRYYLVRDITTGKDANFDADRLVMLYNTELANDLGNLCNRSINMTRRYCESVLPAPGEYDDDASKALRATMDQAVVQFSRFMDENMVSDALAALNAQVSACNAYIEQQQPWQLAKDEASAPRLGCVLRHLLECCAQTGYLIGCVLPGASSRILEQLNADSLFQGLTPSVLSWGVLPAGHRINDPAPVFPRILSEEEKAKLAEKAAKAANKQG from the coding sequence ATGTACTATATCACCACGGCCATTGATTACACCAACGGACCGCCCCACATCGGGCACGCTTATGAAAAAGTCCTTGCGGACGTTCTCGCGCGCTGGCACCGGATGAAGGGGGAGGAAGTTTATTTCCTGACCGGGGTGGACCAGCACGGCCAGAAAGTACAGCAGACGGCGGAGAAACTGGGCATTACGCCGCAGGAGCATGTGGACAATATCACGGCCAGGTTCCTGGCGCTCTGGGAACGGCTGGGCATCAGCTACGACAGCTGGGCCGCCACCACGGACCCGCGCCACAAGGCGTGCGTGCAGAAGATTCTCACCAGCCTGAAGGACAAGGGACAGCTTTACAAAAAATCCTACAGGGGCTTTTATTCCGTCCGGCAGGAACAGTTCCTTACGGACAAGGAACGGGATGAAAACGGCAATTTCGGCCCGGAATGGGGGGAAGTAGTGGAATTGGAGGAAGAGAACTGGTATTTCCGCCTGGCCGACCAGGCGGAATGGATGAAGCAGTTTGTGGAAAAGAGCGGTTCCTTTGTCCTTCCCGCCTTCCGCAAGGCGGAGGTGCTCAACGCGATCGAACGCTCCTTCGACGCGGACCTCTGCATTTCCCGCCCCAAGGAACGCCTTTCCTGGGGCATTGAATTGCCTTTTGACCCGGATTTCGTCACCTACGTCTGGTTTGACGCCCTGATCAATTACGTTTCCTTTGCCGGCTATCTGGCGGAACCGGGAAGCGGACTGCCGGAATTTTCCAAACTCTGGCCCGCCGACTGCGAGGTGATCGGCAAGGATATCCTGGTGCCCGCCCACGGCGTGTACTGGCCCGCCATGCTGCACGCCATGGGCTTTTCCGACGAGGAGATGCCCACCCTGCTCGTGCACGGCTGGTGGAATATCAACGGGGAGAAGATGTCGAAATCCATCGGCAATGTGGTGGACCCCAACCTGCTGGTGGAGGAATTCGGCCCGGAACCCGTGCGCTATTACCTGGTGCGCGACATCACCACCGGAAAGGACGCCAATTTTGACGCAGACCGCCTGGTCATGCTGTATAATACGGAACTGGCCAACGATCTGGGCAACCTGTGCAACCGCTCCATCAACATGACCCGCCGTTATTGCGAGTCCGTGCTGCCCGCCCCCGGCGAATACGACGATGACGCTTCCAAGGCCCTGCGCGCAACCATGGACCAGGCGGTGGTCCAGTTTTCCAGATTCATGGACGAGAACATGGTCTCCGACGCGCTGGCGGCCCTGAACGCCCAGGTTTCCGCCTGCAACGCCTACATTGAACAGCAGCAGCCCTGGCAGCTTGCCAAGGACGAGGCCAGCGCCCCGCGGCTGGGCTGCGTGCTGCGCCACCTGCTGGAATGCTGCGCCCAGACGGGCTATCTCATCGGCTGCGTGCTTCCCGGCGCTTCCTCCCGCATTCTGGAGCAACTGAACGCGGATTCCCTGTTCCAGGGGCTGACGCCGTCCGTGCTCTCCTGGGGGGTTCTTCCCGCAGGCCACCGCATCAACGATCCCGCTCCCGTTTTCCCCCGCATCCTTTCCGAAGAGGAGAAGGCCAAGCTGGCGGAAAAAGCGGCCAAGGCGGCCAACAAACAAGGCTAA
- a CDS encoding MalY/PatB family protein yields MQYDFDEIIDRRGTGALKYEALLPRWGRDDLLPLWVADMDFKTPPFIMEALRRRCEHELLGYTVKPPAFFEAIRGWVGRRHGWQVETDQIGFAPGIVPGISSAIQCFTGPGDRIMIQPPVYHPFAMIIRENGREIVNNPLVLENGRYRMDFEHMRKAVRGCGMFILCNPHNPGGRVWNPEELEQVAEICAESGTLVISDEIHADLTLPGRRHTVFATVSEKARNNSVTYMAASKAFNVPGLASSYLICQNPALLEKYQNFVNGREMAEGHVFAYAGLISAYTEPGGEEWLRQALDYIQENICYLDAELRRRMPRIKALLPDASYLVFLDCRELNLSRQELEDFFVNGARLALNNGAIFGKEGEGFMRLNAGCPRSVLARALNQLEEAYLSRGF; encoded by the coding sequence ATGCAATACGATTTTGATGAAATCATCGACCGCCGCGGCACCGGCGCGCTGAAATATGAAGCCCTGCTGCCGCGCTGGGGCCGGGATGACCTGCTGCCCCTTTGGGTGGCAGACATGGATTTCAAAACGCCTCCGTTCATCATGGAGGCCCTGCGCCGCCGCTGTGAACACGAATTGCTGGGCTACACGGTGAAGCCCCCCGCCTTTTTCGAGGCCATCCGGGGCTGGGTGGGCCGCCGCCACGGCTGGCAGGTGGAAACGGACCAGATCGGGTTCGCCCCCGGCATTGTTCCGGGCATTTCCAGCGCCATCCAGTGCTTCACCGGTCCGGGGGACAGGATCATGATCCAGCCTCCGGTGTACCATCCCTTTGCGATGATTATCCGCGAAAACGGGCGGGAAATCGTAAACAATCCGCTGGTACTGGAAAACGGGCGCTACCGGATGGATTTCGAGCATATGCGGAAGGCTGTGCGCGGATGCGGCATGTTCATCCTGTGCAATCCCCACAATCCGGGAGGCCGGGTCTGGAACCCGGAGGAACTGGAACAGGTGGCGGAGATTTGCGCGGAAAGCGGAACCCTGGTCATTTCCGACGAAATTCATGCGGACCTCACCCTCCCCGGCCGCCGGCACACCGTTTTTGCCACCGTCTCGGAAAAAGCCCGCAACAATTCCGTCACATACATGGCGGCCAGCAAGGCGTTTAACGTGCCGGGTCTGGCCAGTTCCTACCTGATCTGCCAAAATCCGGCCCTGTTGGAGAAGTACCAGAATTTCGTGAACGGACGGGAAATGGCGGAAGGCCACGTTTTTGCGTATGCGGGGCTCATCAGCGCCTATACGGAGCCGGGAGGAGAGGAATGGCTGCGCCAGGCGCTGGACTACATTCAGGAAAACATCTGCTACCTTGACGCGGAATTGCGCCGCCGCATGCCCAGGATCAAGGCCCTTCTTCCAGACGCCTCCTATCTGGTGTTCCTGGACTGCCGGGAATTGAACCTGTCCCGGCAAGAACTGGAGGATTTCTTCGTGAACGGCGCCCGTCTGGCCCTGAACAACGGCGCTATCTTCGGCAAGGAAGGGGAGGGTTTCATGCGCCTGAATGCGGGCTGCCCCCGTTCCGTGCTGGCCCGGGCTCTCAACCAGCTGGAGGAAGCGTACCTGTCGCGCGGTTTCTGA
- the fucU gene encoding L-fucose mutarotase: protein MLKNISPLISPSLLKILAEMGHGDEIVFSDAHFPGHTFNHTVLRADGLNADALLGAVIPLFELDAYATPVIMMAPVPGDSLDPAVEARYRKALDYDGEIKQMERYAFYERAKKAYAVVITGETAKYGNIILKKGVTPAV from the coding sequence ATGTTAAAAAATATTTCACCCCTGATCAGCCCGTCCCTGCTGAAAATTCTTGCGGAAATGGGCCACGGAGATGAAATCGTCTTTTCAGACGCCCATTTCCCCGGCCACACCTTCAACCACACCGTTCTCAGGGCGGACGGCCTGAATGCGGACGCCCTGCTGGGCGCCGTCATTCCCCTTTTTGAACTGGACGCCTACGCCACCCCGGTGATCATGATGGCCCCGGTTCCCGGCGATTCCCTGGACCCCGCCGTGGAAGCCAGATACCGCAAGGCGCTGGACTACGACGGCGAGATCAAACAAATGGAACGCTACGCGTTTTACGAACGCGCCAAAAAAGCGTATGCCGTGGTCATCACCGGGGAAACCGCCAAATACGGCAACATTATTCTGAAAAAAGGCGTCACTCCTGCGGTCTGA
- a CDS encoding phosphotransferase enzyme family protein, translating into MPLSAVFHTHSVQEQVAALGDAFAIAGEFIHCDTINSGHINLTFRATYRREGGTTDRYIFQRVNDAVFPCPRDVMHNVEKVTNHIRWKMLRVLKTPFRQTLNLYSARGGRKYLKLHGSGYWRCYNCIENTYTCDVAEHPRQAYEAAKAFGAFQQLLCDMNPEDIHETIPFFHHTRKRFDRLMEAARKDSSGRLASCRKELEFIRKREREVDLLLNLQEKGELPIRIVHNDTKINNVMLDAETDRAVCVIDLDTVMPGSVLYDFGDMVRTMTSPAAEDEEDLEKTFMRMPMFEAVVKGYLETAKDFITPLEVSLLPFSGKLITLETGIRFLTDYLEGDVYFKTEKDRHNLHRARTQLALVKSMEQQMPEMEKLCADVFKAVRV; encoded by the coding sequence ATGCCCCTGTCCGCCGTCTTCCATACCCATTCCGTGCAGGAACAGGTTGCCGCCCTCGGTGACGCATTCGCCATTGCCGGGGAATTTATCCATTGCGACACGATTAACAGCGGCCACATCAACCTGACGTTCCGGGCAACCTACCGCCGGGAGGGCGGCACCACGGACCGCTACATTTTCCAGAGGGTGAATGACGCCGTATTCCCATGCCCCAGGGATGTGATGCATAATGTGGAAAAGGTGACCAACCACATTCGGTGGAAAATGCTCCGGGTGCTGAAAACTCCCTTCCGCCAGACGCTGAACCTGTATTCCGCCCGCGGAGGGCGCAAATACCTGAAACTCCACGGGTCGGGATACTGGCGCTGCTACAACTGCATCGAAAATACCTACACGTGCGATGTGGCGGAACACCCGCGCCAGGCCTATGAAGCCGCCAAAGCCTTCGGGGCCTTTCAGCAGCTTCTGTGCGACATGAATCCGGAGGACATCCATGAAACCATTCCCTTTTTCCACCACACCCGCAAGCGGTTCGACCGCCTGATGGAAGCGGCGCGGAAGGATTCCTCCGGCCGTCTGGCCTCCTGCCGGAAGGAGCTGGAATTCATCAGGAAACGTGAACGGGAAGTGGACCTTCTCCTGAATCTCCAGGAAAAGGGGGAACTCCCCATCAGAATCGTGCACAACGACACGAAAATCAACAATGTCATGCTGGATGCGGAAACGGACCGGGCCGTATGCGTCATTGACCTGGATACGGTGATGCCCGGCAGCGTTCTTTACGACTTCGGAGACATGGTGCGCACAATGACCTCCCCGGCGGCGGAGGACGAGGAAGACCTTGAAAAGACCTTCATGCGCATGCCCATGTTCGAGGCGGTCGTGAAAGGCTATCTGGAAACCGCCAAAGATTTTATCACTCCTCTGGAAGTTTCCCTGCTTCCCTTCTCCGGCAAACTGATCACGCTGGAAACCGGCATCCGCTTCCTGACGGACTATCTGGAAGGAGACGTTTATTTCAAGACGGAAAAAGACCGGCACAATCTGCACCGGGCGCGCACCCAGCTCGCGCTGGTAAAAAGCATGGAACAGCAAATGCCGGAAATGGAAAAGCTGTGCGCGGATGTTTTCAAGGCGGTCAGGGTCTGA
- a CDS encoding polysaccharide pyruvyl transferase family protein: MHADPLPKNASSSPSSLPGSAPAHCGAECTNIGLLGMWMTCNYGAVLTSYALYRTLERMGKKVSLLDFSYTDRQKDACTVFRKFLAQEKLSIIPMHNLDHAYYMNDHFDTFMVGSDQVWNPGFLGSLFFLDFAKGEKRKIAYGPSMARHDKPSERYLRKISGLLKRFDAISVREQGMVDHLRKYFGCDSTWVMDPVFLHSREQWLKLAQPAEGAGNSVVSYILDPTESKRKLLLDISSRLEAPLLNMVDIQKKEINNRELLNLPGTMEEATLNDWLGNIAHCKYFITDSYHGVCFALIFNKPFICIDNPLRGSGRFISLLELLHLRDRMLPEHADRIPDGTSLEMNYETINQILQAHMEQSGQWLLDALSKKRPEALEHYNRSTEKKLTRKPPTRWQLMKRKGKRLLIKVYHRLVRR, translated from the coding sequence ATGCACGCTGACCCTCTCCCGAAAAACGCTTCTTCCTCCCCCTCCTCCCTCCCCGGCTCCGCTCCGGCTCATTGCGGGGCCGAATGCACAAACATCGGACTGCTGGGGATGTGGATGACCTGCAATTACGGAGCCGTCCTGACCTCCTATGCCCTCTACCGCACGCTGGAACGGATGGGAAAGAAAGTGTCCCTGCTCGATTTTTCCTATACCGACCGGCAAAAGGACGCCTGCACGGTTTTCAGAAAATTTCTGGCACAGGAAAAGCTCTCCATCATTCCCATGCACAACCTGGACCATGCGTATTACATGAACGACCATTTCGACACGTTCATGGTGGGCTCGGACCAGGTTTGGAATCCGGGATTCCTGGGGTCCCTGTTTTTCCTCGACTTCGCGAAAGGGGAAAAGAGAAAAATCGCCTACGGGCCGTCCATGGCCCGGCACGACAAACCTTCGGAGCGCTACCTCCGGAAAATCTCCGGGCTGCTGAAACGGTTCGACGCCATATCCGTCCGGGAACAGGGCATGGTTGACCACCTGCGGAAGTATTTCGGCTGCGACAGCACCTGGGTCATGGACCCCGTATTCCTGCACAGCCGGGAACAGTGGCTTAAACTGGCGCAGCCGGCGGAAGGCGCCGGAAATTCCGTCGTCTCCTACATCCTGGACCCCACGGAGTCCAAGCGGAAACTGCTTCTGGACATATCTTCCAGGCTGGAAGCCCCGCTGCTGAACATGGTAGACATTCAAAAGAAGGAGATCAACAACCGGGAACTTCTCAATCTGCCCGGCACGATGGAGGAGGCAACGCTGAACGACTGGCTCGGCAACATCGCCCACTGCAAGTATTTCATTACAGATTCCTATCACGGCGTCTGCTTTGCATTGATTTTCAACAAGCCATTTATCTGCATCGACAATCCCCTGCGGGGTTCCGGCCGCTTCATCTCCCTTCTGGAGCTTCTCCATTTAAGGGACCGCATGCTGCCTGAACATGCGGACAGGATTCCGGACGGGACAAGCCTGGAGATGAATTACGAAACCATAAACCAGATACTTCAGGCCCACATGGAACAATCCGGGCAATGGCTTCTGGACGCGCTTTCCAAAAAACGTCCTGAAGCTCTGGAACACTACAACCGCTCCACAGAGAAAAAATTAACCAGAAAGCCCCCCACGAGGTGGCAGCTCATGAAAAGAAAAGGAAAAAGGCTACTGATCAAGGTATACCACCGTCTTGTCCGCCGTTAA
- a CDS encoding lipopolysaccharide biosynthesis protein: MNELKAGALLNYISIATRLATQFFLTPFILSSLGQDEYGIFMLSNSVIVWLSLTDFGLKATVNKYVAMYHARNETSQMAHFLGQSMVLFSCLGIFTAICGIVCYFYLGDFFPNLTGEEHKTLEILYLLTLGNLILSFPLRPVTGIASAYMKFVTPGVVELSISLLNAGLTVLLLCWGFKAIALTILGVSTGIGTMLWGLYYAFRCLGVRLVFSRLDWPLYREMFQFSFWILLNQIMDLFYWRAGTPIIARTSGAAAVTVFSLGISFSQYFMTASTAISGVIYPKIMHMVAQESTKEQLTDLMIRIGRIQAALLCLILAVFLCCGHDFLHLWVGKTIGTEISTVWAGAALVLVVLLIPLTQNTGIAILQALNIHKGRAVILFYSSVVCVILGYLISLRYGAIGMFAGTAISLFFGQIFLINRYYSRKAGLSIKRFFAQVYIPLLYSVPLLLLAGITGSFLIKLDSWTSLIAYSCCYAVAFTAVLWRAYLNESERELFSAPLKKLIHFLKHAR; the protein is encoded by the coding sequence ATGAATGAATTAAAAGCAGGAGCCCTCCTCAACTACATATCGATCGCCACCAGACTTGCGACGCAGTTTTTCCTGACTCCCTTCATCCTGTCCAGCCTGGGACAGGATGAATACGGCATTTTCATGCTGAGCAATTCCGTCATCGTCTGGCTATCCCTGACGGATTTCGGCCTCAAGGCGACCGTCAACAAATACGTGGCCATGTACCACGCAAGGAATGAAACGTCCCAAATGGCCCATTTCCTCGGGCAGTCCATGGTCCTGTTTTCCTGCCTGGGCATATTCACGGCCATATGCGGCATCGTCTGCTATTTCTACCTCGGCGATTTCTTCCCCAACCTTACGGGGGAAGAGCACAAAACGCTGGAAATACTGTATTTGCTCACCCTGGGCAATCTCATTCTGTCCTTTCCCCTGAGGCCTGTGACCGGCATCGCAAGCGCCTACATGAAATTCGTCACGCCGGGCGTTGTGGAACTGTCCATTTCCCTGCTGAATGCGGGGCTGACAGTTCTCCTGCTCTGCTGGGGATTCAAGGCCATCGCCCTGACCATACTCGGCGTATCCACCGGGATAGGGACCATGCTGTGGGGGCTTTATTACGCCTTCCGCTGCCTGGGGGTACGCCTTGTCTTCAGCAGGCTGGACTGGCCCCTGTACCGGGAAATGTTTCAATTTTCCTTCTGGATACTGCTCAACCAGATCATGGACCTGTTCTATTGGCGCGCAGGCACTCCCATCATCGCGCGGACTTCCGGAGCGGCGGCCGTGACCGTTTTTTCCCTGGGCATCTCTTTCTCCCAGTACTTCATGACGGCGTCAACGGCCATTTCCGGAGTCATTTATCCGAAAATCATGCATATGGTGGCCCAGGAAAGCACGAAGGAACAACTGACGGACCTGATGATCCGCATCGGGCGCATCCAGGCAGCCCTGTTATGCCTCATTCTGGCCGTCTTCCTCTGCTGCGGGCATGATTTTCTGCACTTGTGGGTAGGCAAGACCATAGGGACGGAAATTTCCACCGTCTGGGCCGGAGCCGCCCTGGTTCTGGTCGTCCTCCTGATCCCCCTGACGCAGAATACGGGCATCGCCATCCTGCAGGCGCTCAATATTCACAAGGGAAGGGCCGTCATCCTGTTTTACTCTTCCGTCGTGTGCGTTATCCTGGGATATCTGATTTCCCTGCGCTACGGGGCCATCGGTATGTTTGCCGGAACGGCCATTTCCCTGTTCTTCGGCCAGATTTTTTTAATCAACCGCTATTATTCGCGCAAGGCGGGGCTTTCCATCAAACGATTCTTTGCGCAGGTTTACATCCCCCTGCTATATTCGGTCCCCCTGCTCCTCCTGGCTGGCATCACCGGCTCCTTCCTGATAAAACTGGACAGCTGGACTTCCCTGATTGCATACTCCTGCTGTTATGCCGTCGCGTTCACGGCCGTTCTCTGGCGCGCCTATCTGAACGAGTCCGAACGGGAACTTTTTTCCGCTCCCCTGAAAAAATTGATCCATTTCCTGAAACATGCACGCTGA